Genomic window (Spirosoma sp. KCTC 42546):
TGCGTGTCGGCTTCCTGGTATTGACGGGTGATCTGCAATCGCTGCGTGTTAAATAACTGCCGCGATCGTTCCACCTGAAATTGATCGGCCTGATAATCCTGCCGGGTACGGAGCATGTTGGTCAGATTCCAGCGGGCCACAACACCAACCAGGTAATTACCAACCTGATAACCAAGGCCCTTCAGTTGATTAGTCTGAAAAATATCGCCCTGCTGATTCGAGAATCCCGAACCCCGTGCATTCCCTACGCCAACCAGCGAAATAACGGGCATTCCAGATCGCTGGGTCGCCAGACTGCGAGCCGCCGACAGGTTTATCTGCGATTGAAATAACTGCAAGGTCGGGTTCTTGGGCGAAAGCGAATCGGAGAGAAAAGTACCGTTTGGGAGCGCGGTATAAAAACGCATACTATCTACCCGCATAGTAGGCTGGAGCTGGCCTGCCAGTTCGGAGAGCCGGAGCCGCTGCACTTGCTCCTGCTGCTGGCTGCTTAGTAAAAGCAAGCGTGCCCGAACGGCTTCGGCGGTAGCCAGCGAACTATCGACACCCGCCCGCATCCCCGACCGGACACCCGCATCGACTACTCGCTTGAAGGTCTGCGCCCGATCCAGGTTACTACGCTGGATTTGAACCAGTTTCTGGTTGATCAGCAGGAGCAAGTAAGCATCAATGGTGCGAACCTGGTGCTGAAAGATCTCATTCTCGTAATCAACCTGACTCCGCTGAAGATCGGCTTTAGCGACGCCCAGATTAGCTTTGATACGCCCAAATGTAATGGCTCGCCACTCGATGGACGCGCTGGCATAACTCCCGAAACTTCCCTGGGAAATGGCGTTAGCCCGAACACCGCCCGAAGTCGAGATATTCGTGCCTTCGTTCGGAAAAAAGGAATTATTTAGGCTGTTACTGGTGGCATAATTGTACTGATCCTGAAGAATCACCGTGGGCAGTAATTCGGTCCGACTGGCCTGGAGTCGTCGCTCGGCGCTACTAACTTCGGCCTGTTTGGATTTCAGGAACGGATATTGCCGAACCGACTGCTCGACTACCTGATTCAGCGTGAGCGATTGCCCCGACGCCTGAAACGTCAGCAGGCTCGTACCCAGCACCAGAAGACAACCGGTTCGGGTTCGGTACGCAAGACGACTAGAGAATCGCTGCCGGGAGCAATGAAAAAGAGCGTGTTTCATTCACAACAACCTGACCGACCTTAGGCGACGGTACGATCAGGTGTCTACAAAACACGATCTCAAATTTGGAAACATTTGGGAAAAAGGGGCTTTGGCAGAAAGAATTGGGGGTGTTTGGAAGATTTGTCGAACAGAATAGAGTTCTCAACAAAGTAGAATTAATGTCACAAAAATCATCAAAATAAATACTAAACTTTTCTGAAGTTAATTCTTGTGGTTAATATTGGGCTATGGAAATACCCGAAATTAGTGAACAACGCTTTATACCAATTATATCCGACTATGGATTTAAAGCCACTTTTGGGAATGAAGCGAATACGCTTTTTCTACGTACTTCTCTTCAGGCTTTAATTAAATCTTCGGTTCCAATCAATGATGTGCAATTTGAAAAGAATGCTTTTGAAGCCCTCACCGTGGATAGTCGAAGTGGAATCTATGATTTAGCCTGCACTGACGAACAGGGCAATCAGTTTATAGTTGAAATGCAGTTAGCCCATGCGCCTAACTTCATCCAACGCATGAAATTCTATGCTCTTCATAAATTCAATACCTTAGTCGAACGTGGGCAATTCAATTATTCAAACCTTCCTAAAATATATTGCATCGCATTTTTAGAAAAGAGTATCCTACCGATCACCAGTTACCATACTATAGCCAATCTACGAAGTGAATCAGGCGAACTCATAGATAGTCAAATGTCGTTTATCACTGTAGAATTAGCTAAATTTGACAAGGATACAGCTGATATTCAAACTGATTTAGAAAAACTGATTTTCACCATGAAGACGTTGCACACGGTCACGGAACCAACTCAGTATCCGGCTTTTTGGAATGAAGAATGGTTGAAGAAAGCTATTGACGAGTTAGACACGCGAAAAATGTCTCCTGAGGAGCGATTTCAGTTTGCCCGTATCACAGCTATCAATGCAGAGGCTGTGAATGCAGAAAAGAGAAAGATTGAGGAAATGAAGGCAGAAGCAGTGAAAAAAGCACTAATTCGACAAAAATTATCAATTGAAGAGATTGCTGAGGATAATGACGTTTCAACTGATTTTGTCCTTAATATTCAGAATCAACTCACTGAATGATAGCGACTTAAAAGTTAATATACATCTATTCCACTTAACAAAAGGATGGATATGATCCTCCTCCCTATCCACCAAACCCTCTCCGAAAACACCCAATTTCTCAATCACCCCGATTGTGAACCGGGGCTTTCGATGACGATTGAGTTTTTTAACAAAATAGGCTACCATCCGCCCTGGATCGGCTATTACGCCCAACTCGATGGCAACTTGGTGGGTGGTTGTGCATTCAAAGGAAAGCCTAAAAACGGGCGGGTGGAAATCGCGTATGGTACCTTCCCTCAATACCAGCATCAGGGCGTTGGTGCCGAAATGTGTAACCAACTGGTACAGCTTGCGCTAGAAACCGATCCTACCGTTACGGTCACAGCCCGGACATTGCCCGAGGAAAGTTACTCCACCCGTATTCTCAAGAAAAATGGCTTTGTGCACCTCGGAACCATCTGGGATGACGACGATGGCGACGTGTGGGAATGGGAATATATTCGATCAAAATGAGCCGAAATTAGTTAACCGTTTATACACTACATTTTATCCGGATGACTATAGAACTGTATACGGCTCCCATCAACGATTCGCAGGGGCCCGTTGATTCCCCCATCTCCAACACAATCGGAGAACTCCCCGACCAGGAACCCACGCTCGATCTGGGTGATTTGCTGGGTAGCTTCGATTCACAGGACGAAGCGCTGGATTTTATTCAGAACCAGACATTATCTCAGGGCCAGTCCGTTATCGACACCGTGACCGTCCTATTCAACCCCTATACGCATGTTGAATTATTGACGGTCACGATTCAGAACGAAGATCAGTCAACCCATCCTAAGAGCTATTATCTGGTCACGGATGAGGGCTATTAGATAATTGTCATTGATTGTCATTGGTTGTCATTGATTGTTATCTAGTGGAAGATTCTGATAATCAATAACTGCCAATGTCTACTAATGATAATCAATGACAATCTTATTTATGGGCTAGTTGCGCCCGGATACGGCTGAGGGATGGTCCTTTGATACCCAGATAAGACGAAATATGACCCAGAGACACCCGGTTCAGAATATCCGGAAAGTTTTCTACCAGATCAATGTAGCGTTCCTCGGCTGTTTGCGTCAGTAAACTTTCCGAGCGCATTTGATTGAACAGAAAATACTGCTCGGCAAGGATACGACCGAAGCGCTCCCAACTGTGCGATCGTGGGTAAAGTTGTTGTAGATCTTCCCGGTCAATCACCAGTAGCTCTGCATCTTCCAGCGCTTCAATCAGGTAGGGGCAGGTGGTTCTGGTCAACAGTCCTTTCAGCGAGGTTAGGAACATGTGCTCGGGAATGAAATAGAGATTGTGTTCCAGTTCAGTTTTTGGATCAATGTAATACACCCGAAACATGCCTTTCAGCACGAACCCCACTTGCCGACAAACCGAATTCTGGAAATTAAAGAAGTCATGTTTGGCAATTTTCCTGACGTGCCAGAATTCATCCGCCAGTTGCATATCCGCTTCAGGAAGTTGGGCAAACTGTTGTAAATGTTGGTGTAGTACGTCGTGTGGGCCAGAAATCATATTTTTATCTTATTCTTACGCTTTTTAACATAGGTGAAAAATAGGCAACAATTGACCGTCTACTTTTGTCCTATCAAAAACAAATCGCTAACAAATCTAAATCATACACTCATGAAAATCACACGCAGCTCTTCAGCACATTGGGCCGGAACCGGAAAAGATGGAAAAGGTAGCCTGACTACAGCCAGTACCGTTCTCAATCAAACACAATATTCGTTCAACACCCGTTTCGCTGATGGCGTGGGCACCAATCCAGAAGAACTGGTAGCGGCTGCACATGCAGGCTGCTTCGCTATGCAATTAGCCTTCAATATTCAGGGAGCAGGTTTTGCCGCCGATTCATTGGATGTCAAATGCACTATTACGCTGGAAGACAGTGGCATTACCAGCTCTAAATTGACGCTTACGGCTAGTGTACCAGGCCTGGACAAAGCTAAATTCGATGAACTGGTTGACCACGCCGAACACAATTGCCCCATCTCGAAACTATTCAATACCACCATCAGCGTCGACGCTACGCTGGCGTAAGAGACTGTCTAAAAACCCCTAAATCCCCTGAAGGGGACTTTCTCTAAGCACGAGCAAAGTCCCCTTCAGGGGATTTAGGGGTTTTTAGACAGCTTTTTAGTAGAATTTAATAAGCCAAAGACCGTCAGGATGCTCTTTACAAATGGCATCCTGACGGTCTTTGGCTTATTAACTAACGAAGCCGTTTAAACTTTCATTTTCTAGCTAGAATTTGCGTGATTTTTTGTCCTGGCGTCGGGCCGGGTGGCCGGAGCCATGACAAAAAACAATTCAGTTTTAACGAAATTTAGAAAGTTTAAACAGCTTCAATGAACAAAATGGCAAACCAGTTTGAACTTGTTTACCAACAAAGCTGAATTTCAGAGAGGACGATTAACTGTTGGACGATCGTTAGGAACATGTCGTGCCGGTAACATAGTCATCTTGCGAGGGGCATATTTCGACGCAATAACAACTCGTTCAGGAGTGGCCTGGGTCATTGGTTTACTAACCATAACCAGTGCAATGATCAACAGAGATGCGAAAAAGACGCTGATGAGCAAACAGTGTTGGAATTTCATGGCTATAGAGAGTTTATGAAAAATAACTTAAATTCGTCTGATACACTCCTTACGTCTCAGGCTACTTTCGTGTTGCACTCAATTGCAGGAGATATGAAGTGTAACGGCCTAATCCGGCAAAAACACCGTCTATTTGGCTTATTTTAACGTTTTTTAATAAGCGTACATCCATTTTGGGTGATCAACTCCTTGCCATGACTACACCGCTGAAATTGCTCACATCGCTGGACTGGACGATTCAAACAGTTCGGTTTTTCAAAAATCACTTTTTATTCATCTTCGGATTAGGGCTGATCGCTGCATTTGGGCGGGCTATTCAATTGAAGGCTTTCGGCCCCATCAGTCCAGTATCGCATACACTGCTCGAAATCGTAGTAGAGTCGGCCCGTGTCCTGATTTTCGTCTATGCGTTAGGGCTTACCCATATAAAAACGGGCATCGTTCGCCTTAGCCAGCTTATTACAAACAAGCAGAGCCGTAAACAGAACTGGCGGTTGGCGATCCAAAAAATGAGGGATAAATGGCCTAGCTTACTGATTAATCTACTAGCGTTTTCGCTTATCGCGCTGCTGTTCAATAAGCTGATTAATCACATTGCGTATGAGACGTGCCTGTACATTACGTTAAAGGCTCGCGAGATTATTTCCAGCCAATCGTCGGAATGGGCGATCATTCTGTTCTTCAAGAATATATCTGTTATTCCCTTCACGCTGGTTTTCAATGCCCTGTTTTGTCTTTGGCTCGTGAATCGGTTACCCAAGCCTGTAGCCTTTAGGGGATAAAATTGGCCGATCACAACCTACGGGCAAGACTATTGATCCAGTGTTTTCACCATACCAATAGCTCCCTCATGGGGCGCTGTCATACTTAGCGTAATTAAGGTACCAATAAGTAGTGAAGCGAAGATGACACCGAGTAATAAGCAGTGTTTGAATTTCATGAGTAGTGTTGTTTCAGATGGAAGGATGATACAAAAATGAGGTATAACCTCCCCTCCTCCTACCCTAAATTGACCAAGCGTCTATTATAGCCGATAAACGGCCCAAAAACGAGTGTAAATCACATTGAGACCTATTCTCAACTGGGTATTACTTCTTTAACAACTGCTGTAATTTCTCGTCCAGTTCTGGAACAGACATATCGCGTCCAATCATTATTTTGTTGGCGTCGAGCAATAGATTATCAGGCATTTGGTCTATAGCAAATGCTTCCATTACTGATGACTGGCTAATGGAATCCAAAACCTGAAGCCATGGTAAACGGTCTGGCGTAGTGGGTATGATACCAGCATTTTTATCGATATCGAATGCGACCGTAACTATTTCCAATCCGAGTGGGTGATAGGTAGCGTACAGCTTCTTTAAATCATAATGCCGTTTCTGGCAGGGTAATATGTACTGGCTGGAAAAATCGACTAAAATATACGTTCGTTCAAGTTTTGATAACGTAATTACTGAACCAGATGGGCTGGGTAAGCTAAAGTCTGGGGCTTTATTTCCCAGCTTTTTACGATCCAGTTTCTCGTTCAATTCCCGGTAAGATGGATAAGTAGCAAAAGCAGACAAGCTGTCGAATAAACGTGATGTTTGAGAATAGGAGAACGAGTTAGATGCAAAAAGATACCAACTACAGGGTAGTAACGGGTGGTTCTGAATTAAGCTGATTAGCTGATCGTCATCGACCTTACGTAGGGAATCTGCAGTCTGTTCAAGTTTGAAGGCAACAAGCGAATCACCAGCTTGTAGGGCAGAAAATGTTTCGGAATGCAGATCAGGTCGGGATTCGCGAATCTGCATCAGGAAATCTAGTTGATCTACCCATAACTCGCTGCTGGCAGAGCCCGTAATTAACGGCTTAGCGAAGGCTCCTGGCTCAATCCCAATATTGATGGTTGGTGAGTCGATAAAAAAGTGGATGTCGTCTTGATTCCCCTCAATCCAAAGATAAGCCGGACTAGGTTCACCTAACCTGACGGTGAATGTAGCACTCCGGTTCATTATCGTAGTGGTGTCAATAATAGGTGACCCATGTATTGGTTTAGCCACGACCATTGCCTGTTTACCTTCCCAATCTTTAGGAAAGAAACCGTTAATTTTACTAGTAAGCTGCGCTTGCAAACAGCCCGGTACGGCTAGGAGAAACACAGCCCATAACCAACCTAAAGACCAGTACTTTTTTTCTTCCTGTAGAATTACTTTCATCTGAGTCGTTATGTAGAACAGCCAGTTTTTAACAGCGATTAGTAACTGGATAAGAACGTTATATTGCCTTATTATAATCTAAGGAGTAGGTTCATATCCAAATAAAAAAAGTGAAACTTTCTCTTGACTCTCCCCTTACGTCATAGCCTACATTTGTTTCGTCAATCTGAACAAGGCGTTTCCATGAGACAGTATTCTGTGAATAATCTGGCGAAACTAGCGGGTGTTAGCGTGCGCACGCTGCACCACTACGATCGTCTGGGTCTGTTAAAACCAGCTATCCGTACGGAGGCTAATTACCGGCTATATAGTGAGCAAGAGTTAATCCGACTGCAGCAGATTCTCTTTTACAAAGAACTCGACTTCTCGTTAAGCGAGATTCTGGCTATTCTGGAAAACCCGGGTTTCAACATGATAACGGCGCTGGAAAGCCATAAGCTGGCACTCCAGGCCCGGCAATACCGGCTCTCAACGCTACTCATGACGATTGACAAAACAATTTCAACCTTAAAAGGAGAACGAGTCATGTTAACGAACGAAGAGTTATACGAAGGCTTTCCCAAGGGTCTGGCATACCGGCAGGAAGCCATTACCAAATACGGAACCGAGGAAGTTGACGCCAGCGAGCAAAACCTGCGTCAACGAGGTAAAGCGGGCTTTGAGCAATTAAAAGCCGACCAGAAGGACATTGCCAAAACACTGGCTGGAATGCTTACGATAGACCCGACCAGCACGGCAGTGCAGGAACAGATCGCCCGCCATTATGCCAACATCCAAGGGTTCTGGGGCGAAGAACTTTGTCAATCAAAAAATATGTCGGAGGCCTATAAAGGGTTGGCGAAGTTGTACATGGATGATCCTCGCTTCACGAGCCAAAATGGACAGGAAAACCCTGAATACGCGGCTTTTTTGAACAAGGCAATGGTGTATTTTGCAGATACACAGATTAAAGCGTAGAGACGCAATCCCTTGCGTCTCATTTCGCGTCAGCATTTTTTTGTTCAGTAAAAAACCATCCGGGGTATGAGACGCAAAGGATTGCGTCTCTACTTCCAGAATCTTTCCAACATTGCCCCCTACATTAGTGCTCTGGTAGAACAGACAACGGGATGAAAGTACTGGTCGTAGAGGATGAACAGGGGTTAGCCGAAAGTATTACGGACTACATGGTGAAGGATGGGTACATCTGCGAAACGGCCGCTACGTTTCGGGATGCCGAGGAGAAAATTCACCTGTACACCTACGATTGCGTAATCGTTGACCTGACCCTGCCCGATGGCAATGGGTTTCAGATCATCGAAATGCTGAAACGACTCATTGCCACCACGGGCGTCATTATTATATCGGCCCGTAACGCATTGGAAGACAAACTAAAAGGGCTGGAAATCGGCTCCGATGATTACCTCACAAAACCATTTCACCTATCTGAACTGAACGCGCGTGTAAAGTCCTTGCTCCGTCGGCGGCAGTTTGGTGGCCATACCGAAATTCGGTTTCAGGAAATCGTGGTGGTGCCGCTTACCCGCAAGGTGTTTGTAAATGGACAGCTCACAACCCTGTCCAGGAAGGAGTATGATTTGTTGCTGTATTTCCTGTCTAATGTGGATGTAGCGCTGACTAAAGCGTCTATCGCCGAGCACCTGTGGGGCGACAACATTGACTCCGCCGATTCGTTCGATATGGTGTATTCGCATATCAAAAATTTGCGTCGGAAATTGCTGGAAAAAGGGGCCGCCGATTACGTACAATCCATCTACGGCATCGGCTATAAATTCAGTCAGCCTTGAAACTGCTCACCAAAACCAACCAGATTTACTTAGGTTTCTCGCTGGTCATTTACCTGCTCACGGCACTGGTATTTTACCAGATTATCCGGTTGTTGATTTACGACGAAGTTGAAAGCCGGTTGCGGGTTGAACGGCGGGATTTTGAAACCTACGTACGTGCCCATAACACCTGGACAGACAGCCCTTATTTTGTTGAAAACAAGATTGAAGTAGTCCCAGTCAGCAAACGAGGGACCATTAGAGAAGCCTTCACCGATACGCTTATCAAAAATCGATATGACGACAAACTGATTCCATTTCGGCAATTGACGTTCTATGAACCCATTCAGGGTGTTATCCATCGCGTATCGATTCGCAAATCACTGATTCAGACGTACCGACTCATCGAAGTGATCAGCGTAGCGATGGTACTCTTTTTGGGCTTGTTATTACTGGGCATGTTCTGGTTCCAGCGAAAACTGTCGGGGCGTCTCTGGCTTCCGTTCTACGATACCTTGTCACGCATTAAACGGTTCGATCTTAACAACGACACATCCCTGGAATTGGACAAACCGGAAATTACGGAGTTCAATGAGTTGAATGATGTGTTGCAGAAAATGGCGGCTAAAATGCAGCAGGACTATCGGAGTCTGAAAGAATTTACCGAGAATGCCTCCCACGAAATGCAAACACCGCTGGCGCTCATCAATGCCAAGGTCGAGCAACTTATTCAAACAGAACAACTTACTGAAACGCAGACCAACTGGATCGAAACCATCTATCAGGCCTCCCGGCGCATCTCGCGCCTGAATCAGGGATTATTGCTGCTGGCTAAGATCGAAAATCGGCAGTTCAACGATACGCATATCGTGGATTTAGCAAGCCTGTTAACCGAAAAGCTAGCCGACATGGACGAAGTTCTATCGTTCAAACAGTTGTCGGTACAGGTACAAACAACGACGCCATTTGCCGTTCAGCTTCCGTCCTCGTTAGCCGATAGTCTGGTCACGAATCTGGTCAATAATGCCATCAAGCACAATCAACCAAATGGGCATATTGAATTGACTTCAACCGCTGAACTACTGTGTTTAAGCAACACCGGCGGTCAGTTGGTATCAGACCCGGAAC
Coding sequences:
- a CDS encoding TolC family protein, with translation MKHALFHCSRQRFSSRLAYRTRTGCLLVLGTSLLTFQASGQSLTLNQVVEQSVRQYPFLKSKQAEVSSAERRLQASRTELLPTVILQDQYNYATSNSLNNSFFPNEGTNISTSGGVRANAISQGSFGSYASASIEWRAITFGRIKANLGVAKADLQRSQVDYENEIFQHQVRTIDAYLLLLINQKLVQIQRSNLDRAQTFKRVVDAGVRSGMRAGVDSSLATAEAVRARLLLLSSQQQEQVQRLRLSELAGQLQPTMRVDSMRFYTALPNGTFLSDSLSPKNPTLQLFQSQINLSAARSLATQRSGMPVISLVGVGNARGSGFSNQQGDIFQTNQLKGLGYQVGNYLVGVVARWNLTNMLRTRQDYQADQFQVERSRQLFNTQRLQITRQYQEADTQYQVALEQARQAPIQLQAARQAYNQARSRYESGLTDLVTLLQTVVTLNRAEVDGYVAVSNVWRFLLLKAAAEGDLSLFMNQVK
- a CDS encoding Rpn family recombination-promoting nuclease/putative transposase; protein product: MEIPEISEQRFIPIISDYGFKATFGNEANTLFLRTSLQALIKSSVPINDVQFEKNAFEALTVDSRSGIYDLACTDEQGNQFIVEMQLAHAPNFIQRMKFYALHKFNTLVERGQFNYSNLPKIYCIAFLEKSILPITSYHTIANLRSESGELIDSQMSFITVELAKFDKDTADIQTDLEKLIFTMKTLHTVTEPTQYPAFWNEEWLKKAIDELDTRKMSPEERFQFARITAINAEAVNAEKRKIEEMKAEAVKKALIRQKLSIEEIAEDNDVSTDFVLNIQNQLTE
- a CDS encoding GNAT family N-acetyltransferase — protein: MILLPIHQTLSENTQFLNHPDCEPGLSMTIEFFNKIGYHPPWIGYYAQLDGNLVGGCAFKGKPKNGRVEIAYGTFPQYQHQGVGAEMCNQLVQLALETDPTVTVTARTLPEESYSTRILKKNGFVHLGTIWDDDDGDVWEWEYIRSK
- a CDS encoding Crp/Fnr family transcriptional regulator; protein product: MISGPHDVLHQHLQQFAQLPEADMQLADEFWHVRKIAKHDFFNFQNSVCRQVGFVLKGMFRVYYIDPKTELEHNLYFIPEHMFLTSLKGLLTRTTCPYLIEALEDAELLVIDREDLQQLYPRSHSWERFGRILAEQYFLFNQMRSESLLTQTAEERYIDLVENFPDILNRVSLGHISSYLGIKGPSLSRIRAQLAHK
- a CDS encoding OsmC family protein, with the translated sequence MKITRSSSAHWAGTGKDGKGSLTTASTVLNQTQYSFNTRFADGVGTNPEELVAAAHAGCFAMQLAFNIQGAGFAADSLDVKCTITLEDSGITSSKLTLTASVPGLDKAKFDELVDHAEHNCPISKLFNTTISVDATLA
- a CDS encoding TlpA disulfide reductase family protein translates to MKVILQEEKKYWSLGWLWAVFLLAVPGCLQAQLTSKINGFFPKDWEGKQAMVVAKPIHGSPIIDTTTIMNRSATFTVRLGEPSPAYLWIEGNQDDIHFFIDSPTINIGIEPGAFAKPLITGSASSELWVDQLDFLMQIRESRPDLHSETFSALQAGDSLVAFKLEQTADSLRKVDDDQLISLIQNHPLLPCSWYLFASNSFSYSQTSRLFDSLSAFATYPSYRELNEKLDRKKLGNKAPDFSLPSPSGSVITLSKLERTYILVDFSSQYILPCQKRHYDLKKLYATYHPLGLEIVTVAFDIDKNAGIIPTTPDRLPWLQVLDSISQSSVMEAFAIDQMPDNLLLDANKIMIGRDMSVPELDEKLQQLLKK
- a CDS encoding MerR family transcriptional regulator → MRQYSVNNLAKLAGVSVRTLHHYDRLGLLKPAIRTEANYRLYSEQELIRLQQILFYKELDFSLSEILAILENPGFNMITALESHKLALQARQYRLSTLLMTIDKTISTLKGERVMLTNEELYEGFPKGLAYRQEAITKYGTEEVDASEQNLRQRGKAGFEQLKADQKDIAKTLAGMLTIDPTSTAVQEQIARHYANIQGFWGEELCQSKNMSEAYKGLAKLYMDDPRFTSQNGQENPEYAAFLNKAMVYFADTQIKA
- a CDS encoding response regulator transcription factor, whose translation is MKVLVVEDEQGLAESITDYMVKDGYICETAATFRDAEEKIHLYTYDCVIVDLTLPDGNGFQIIEMLKRLIATTGVIIISARNALEDKLKGLEIGSDDYLTKPFHLSELNARVKSLLRRRQFGGHTEIRFQEIVVVPLTRKVFVNGQLTTLSRKEYDLLLYFLSNVDVALTKASIAEHLWGDNIDSADSFDMVYSHIKNLRRKLLEKGAADYVQSIYGIGYKFSQP
- a CDS encoding HAMP domain-containing sensor histidine kinase, with product MKLLTKTNQIYLGFSLVIYLLTALVFYQIIRLLIYDEVESRLRVERRDFETYVRAHNTWTDSPYFVENKIEVVPVSKRGTIREAFTDTLIKNRYDDKLIPFRQLTFYEPIQGVIHRVSIRKSLIQTYRLIEVISVAMVLFLGLLLLGMFWFQRKLSGRLWLPFYDTLSRIKRFDLNNDTSLELDKPEITEFNELNDVLQKMAAKMQQDYRSLKEFTENASHEMQTPLALINAKVEQLIQTEQLTETQTNWIETIYQASRRISRLNQGLLLLAKIENRQFNDTHIVDLASLLTEKLADMDEVLSFKQLSVQVQTTTPFAVQLPSSLADSLVTNLVNNAIKHNQPNGHIELTSTAELLCLSNTGGQLVSDPERLFERFKKESTGPDSVGLGLAIVRQICDSYGLQISYRETGGIHQFCISRID